GAAATGGCTCGGAGTTATTCGGAAGTAGTTCCGAAGGCAGCAGCCAATGGGATGTCGACATGGTTCGGGCTCGTTACCGTGTCACGTGCGGCAGGCAGTAGTAGCGTACAGACACGTGAGTGGCCGCGTTGAACGGCGTAACAACATGGAGGCCTTCTGCTGCTCGACGCACGTACAGCGATAACTTTCTTACTTTGCAGCAATGGATCGGGAAAGACTGTTAGTTACTTTTTGTTTAACTTTGATTCTATGCTTGCTACATTAAGATTCGTATATATCATAATCTGCAAAAGTTTGAGAAGCTAGTAAGACTTCCTGTCGGGGCATTGCCATGGTTTCCTTGAGTCGAATATTCAGCCCAGCAGAAGTAGAGGGCAAGTCCAACAAATTTTCGGAATTATAATCTAGTATCTGTTACTGTTGAGCAACGTATCATCGTGCATCTGTATTTTCAGTTTGATAACCGCTACTGTTGTCTACTGAATGAGACGTATCTCGACATAGCTTCTGATAACTTGTTATTTAGACGTGAAATTTTTAGTTACAGGGTCTTATGACGTTTGTCGTTGATTTCTCCAGTTTCTTGTTTATCACCTCTGTTAATTAGAATTATTTGAAGACTGACAGCTTTATGGATCCTTAATAGGTCTTTTGGCTTTAAACAGCGTGTGCCTATGGGGTACATACATAAGATTGTATTGATAATCTAACATAAATCATGTAAAAGAGGCATGCAGTCTATCCACATTTGTGATTTTTGACACTGAATGCCATAAGAACGTAAGTATAATAACTGTGAGTTATGTAATTGTTTACCCAGCCAATCATAAATGTTACACATCTTTATACCTATAGCATTTACAGACTTTTAACACTTCCAGTAAGCCCGTGGGTACTTAACTActgaatacaaaataattatgtttttgttgatgaaatgtatagagctttttttttttaattttcagagcTGTGTCATTTTGATGGATACAGAATGGCACCTGCACAGAATAACTCCTTTGATTTCTACATGGCTGAAAATATATACAGTGATGTTCCTAGTGACACAGAAGAGACAAACTTTGATTCTCTTTTGGACCAATGCAAGATTCCACCTTACCAAGATACGCAGCAACAACAGTGTATGTCTGACACTGGTGGAATGGGTGATGTGGGTGAGGGGTTTGACCTTATGTGTGATATCAGCTCTTCACACCTCACCTTGGAGGAGGATGTGGAGCAAAGTGTAGCAAGCTCTGTTTCAGGTATTGTAAATGTTGtcataaaagtttttaaaaataggcGCTGAGATTGTGAGTTTGACAAAGGATAACAGAAAAGACTGTGGTTGGACTGGCGACAAATTTGCAGTTTggatgaatgtttttcttttcaagatatTGCACCAATTTCTGTGATAAAATCAGAACAACAAATCATTAGAATGTACTTACTAATATGCTGAGACTTCTGTCCTGTACGTGTGGCATGAATAGGTTAGGTAGCGCACATGTTGCCGATACTGACACAGTTGTAAAGAGTCTTTCATAATTCATATCTATTAATCAGAATGTCTTagggttaatttttttttttatcagcattagttatattttaccttttgtAGGCAGTCTTCAAACATCCATTTTGGCAAGGTTGAAAGATCCATTACCTCAATTATATTGGTGATATAATAAGATATAAGTACACAGTCAAGAGACTGAAATATTATCAATGCTGagaataaatttgaaattattggTGTATTCATAACACGCACTTCTAGTGTATTTTGATAAAGCAGTTCATGTATTTAAGTTAAAGTATCGATTGAAATAGgctgttttctttatgtttgtctttagcAAGGTGCGATGTGTCCTTGGGTCCCTCCAGCACGTTTGTTAATGTTAGTCACAGAAGTCCAAGTCCACTCTCAGCTGTTTCACAGGCAGCTACTGCTGGTACACATTTTGACTCCAACTGGCCAAGTGTTTCTGATGGTGAGCAATTATCAACCACATTCTAGCTCAGGGgcgggcaattaattttcccaaagggccgcatgagaaattgggatggttttagagggccggactaatatagttaactcagttttacccaatactgtatatatagtatatatagtggACGGGCTGGCCGGATCCTGCctgcgggccggcctttgcccaggtctgttctagctggtcatttattatatttttgtagattttctaTCATTCCTGTTTTTGcagaatttttagtttattaaaatttctGCATTTGTACAAAAGgttaaattattattagtattatagaaggaaaagagaacttttctttcaaagaatatGACTACTTCTTAACAAGATCTGCCAAATTAGAGGTATCAAAATTATGGAAATGAATAATATGATGTTCACATAATAGGCCTTGGATTTTACAGATGATGGTGACAGTTGTTCCatgcaaaaagaagaaaaggaagtgaACAGTACTGTTGGCCAGAATAAAGTAAGCAAAACTGGAAAATATGCTAAGTGCATCCCTAACATTATTGTATACTTCATATTTATTATCTTGATTGAAAGTTTTTCTTACGGTCTGTAGTAGTATGttaaatatattcatatacCAAGAGAGATATATTTTctaattaacttttttaaaacaggagTCACCTGTTGAAATTCCAAGCCGACGACAGCCTCTGCCTGATTACCAGACCATGACACCATGGACCAATGACAGCTTACGTCAAGCCAGTAGCATATTTTACCCTCCAAGTCATGAAATTCCTTGTTTCATGTTGAATCCAAATGTTTTGGAGGGTCAAGAGAGGACCAAAAGTCCAAAAGCCTCACCACCCCAGCACTCTCCATCTGTTAACCGATCTTCTACAGCTGTCACCACAACAGTAGACAGCCCGACTCTTAGGCAGCCCAGTCTTGTCTCTCGCATGTATGCTTCAAAGGCATCGCTTCCTTCATTAGCTGCACAACGTCTCAGTAGAGAAAAACGGTTTAGAAAAACGGCTGAAGCCTTGCATAAATGTGGTTTGTGGGACATAGCGATGAAGACAGGCACCTTGGTGAAACGCAATTCTGAACTGCAAAAGGAGATAGATGCATTTCGGGCTGAGGCCATGGCATTCCTAAAATCTGTGATCAGAAACCCAGAGAACAAAGATCTGAGACTGTCTTCTGCCTCTACATACAGCTTACCCACAACACAAAACTGGTCAGTCAAAGGCACAGATAGTGGAGATTCAGACATGTCCACTGTGGGTGGCAATAAAATTTCAAGCAGCTGCAGCTCCACTACCAGTGGCTACACAACATGTCACACTGGTAGCAGCATCAGGCAGTCTAGTCCAAGCCTGAAGTGACAAAGTCAGCACATAGCTTTTAACTTGGCCTGTTTCTTTGGGAGTCATGTGGGGTCAAGCTTATTACTGCAGAAAGTGTGCTATCAGACCCACCAGCAatttattaacagttttaattaagtcttgctttctttttgccTGAAAATTTATACAGCATCCCCTATAAAGCTAATAATTTAGAGGGGAACTGGACTTAACCCTATCAAAGTTCTAAACTAATATGGTTAAATGTCTTTAAGAATGTATGCAGTGAGATACTGTCATAACAGGATCTTATGAGAGCAATATTTTGAGAGAGTGTTGTACTACAGAATCAAAATGCATCACAAAGATCTAGTTTAATTATGTGTATTTATGCTGTCAAAATAGGCACTActaatttaaacatttatcagGTCTTTCATCATTTACAGTTTGTTGGGTAGGAACCACAGTTCAAGGTTTGATAGTCTTAAAGTGCTGTCTTCTATAAAGCAGAATGCAGTATGCTTTTTATGATAGCTGCCAGTGAAACAGAAAAGCTTTTATCTCAACTAAATTCTTTGGGTTAAGTTTTTTCTGATAGCTGAGTTTCACTAACTTCAAAGTATGTTCCTGTGTCACTCCGAAGAGATAAAAAGTTGATTAGACTACCCTTACCCTTCTCCAAATTTATTTGAAACTGGGAGAGACTTGCGCATCTCTATATTAATATATTCTACTAGACTTTTGTTGAATTGGCTATGGAGTGCTCTTTATCCACCAAGCTTTGCAGAGATTCAGTGTAGCTGCTGACTTTGCCACTACAAACTTTCTTTACAATAATTACCAGCCACAGATGGTAAACTCTTTGTGTCTGTGATGAGACCAGTTTAGGGAGTGTTGCCTGTATTGAAACACTTAGCAGCAAGCATATCATGTTTCATCACTTGCTTATCATAAGCCACCACTGTAGCAAAGATGATTTACTACAGTGTTTGCtgtcaaaatatgttttctaaggtgtaatattttttttggcatgctcaaaatattttttaaaaagtaagttgttttacaaaatgcacaaattatGTTTCAGTGCACAAACACAGAGTTGCCATAACACAGAGTGATAGGATTAATGatgtaaatattctttgttCATTGAGTTCTTTTAAGAGGATCTTTGCAGCCATCGCAGAATTTCTCTTAGTGATGTTAAGTTTATCAGTGCTGTTTTGACTAACTGCCTAGTGCTTTTGCTTTAGTTAGAAGATGTAAGAGATGTATCTGATTAGATGCTGACACAAAACTTAATAGACTTTCCTCGAGAGTAAACTTAAGTTAGGGAGTGATTGTTTTTCAGGTTGTAATCTGTTCTACATATCACTTTTACGGGGCTGTAAAGCAGCATCCAACATCATTTCTGGTGTTTCTTTGAATGAGGTGTTCATCAGTGCTACATGTGGAATCTTTAGAATGCCATATActtttgcattgtttttgtatttaaagttattaccaatatttctttaataagATTAGTTTTATGGGAAAAGTAATAAAGGGTATAACAGAAATACCTCTATATCTATTATGTACAATCACATGTATACTTCTGAGCAAACACGTTTTCTCGCGTCTTATTATATCATgaatttgtgcatttttaagTGACCTGTATTATGTTGATTATTGAACTTAAAGCTCCCGATATATAAATTGAGCATTTGTTAgaaattttttcatttctttaaatttaacaactgttgtagatgttgtttaAAGTAGACTATCTCCAGTGGACCAGATGGGGAGACAGATTTCTCTTGATGCTAAATAGCATTAAGAGTCTAAGTTCATTGAACAAACTGGATGATCCATTGTGCCTAAGACTTTATGATACAATCACAAACTGTTCAAAATGTTGGCATATGAACTATATTTTATCTTGAGAACTCGCCATAGTGACAGTGTGTAAAATGATCAAGTTTATTACATGATGCTAAATCTGAGTGGACAACTCCCTTTCCTTTACGAGATTTAACTCATGATGATCTACATAAATGTTATGGGTGTGACCTCATTCTGTGCATACTATTGTCAAAGTTTGAGAATATGAATATGCTTCATTTGCTGTTTACACGACTGTCATTTTGTCTGGTGTGACATCAGAGAGTTTACCTCTTTTTGTGAATGTTGCATCTCACAATCAGAAAATGGGCTATTGTCCAGACATGGAAAATTAGTGTCTAGTAATGATTCaagtcattttctttaaaacttctttGTTTCCAGTGTATTAAGTAAAACTAAGCTCACAGCAAGAAATACCCTTTACAAACACTGTGTTTTCTGTTAAAGTTGTTTGTTACGGGGAGgggtaaaaaaatttataaaagcaGTAATAACTGGCTGGAAGTTTAGTATGTTCTCTCAGTTTATAAGTGTCTTAAATGAGCTATCTGTGTATTTTCTGAGTGAATCTTTTTAATGGCATGTCCTTGTTAACCAATGGTATTTGAATCTGTGGTGTAACAGCAGTTTGAGAGCTTTTATGAATTGTAAGTCTTTGGCATGGAGGAAGCATATGGTTTGTAATTAAGCTATTATAATTATTCAACTGTTAGCACTTATTGATTTACGCAGTTTCAAAAATGAGGGCAGTTGAAGCAAACATGATACATCTCTTATGCATGAATAGGGCTAACTCAGCATGTTGTCACTTTGTGGCAACAAGCATCTCAAGTAGTCTTGTGTGCGACTGCACTTCTGACAGAAAACAAGGGATGACCTCAAGCAATCACGTTGTAGGTTTAGCTACAATTCTAAAATATGTCCAATCATTCAAATGCTGTCAAATTTggaataaaaagtgttttcatgtACTAACATTGAGCAACTATCATAGGAAATTCCCATCTGGTTACTTTTTCATTTAGTCTGATTAAGGGGCAAAAGTTTGACATTTCAGTTACAAAGATTGATACATGTACTGTACTAATCAAATATTCGGTCACTTTCAGAGTACATGTGCATTTGCTGTCAGAGTTTCTGAGTTAGCTGCTTTTCACATGGTCCAGACTTGTAAATTAGCCATCTTAGGTGTAGCTTATATATCATTTTTGGTTAAAATAACTATTCAtcttttacaaaagtttaagaatgttcttaaaaaatgtaatttgcaAATCCtatttatcaaatgaaaaaaagcaagaacaagTTTATACTTCTGAGATGTAGTAAGTGAACTCAAATGGAGAGTGCTTTGTAGGCCTTTTTATCTCCCAAGCTTTTATGACTGAAAGGTCATTTAGCTGAGCTGATGGTATGCCTGTCTCCATTTTTTTGGTTAATGTAtagttgtgaaaataaaaaaataaaaaaaactggtaCCTCAATTTGTGTccaccatttttcttttatcaactGACAAagcatgcaattttttttttattacaatgaCTACGTAAAGAACAGTGCTACAATCTGGATGAATATACCCCCTTTCAGTCTTGATGtgcacacctacaaacatcaatgTGGACAggaggaggtcaacaacacatacATCATGGTTGTACATGATGTGTTTATaatgtcaaggctacagcctgTTGGGTCtcatgttaattaggcatacCTGCAAGCAAATGTGATCTCACACGTATTCTCTGGTTATTGTTAATTCCTGGGTAAACATTTTGACTGGATCTAACAGTCATGCAGTGGCTTTTTCATCATGATAGACTACAAGTTCATCATATCCAGTTTCACTGTCATATTCTCGCAGAAAACTAGTATTTTCGCATTCCCCTAACACTATTTCAGCTGTGGTGTAAATGTCCAGGTCACCAATAACATGCCCGCCAATAACCTTTCCATTCTTGTCACTCAAGCTGATGTGCAGATGGCCTTCTCCACCACTTAATGTTCCCACAAGGGAAACTATTTCAAATGGCCCTTCAAATGTTGTAATCTGTAAATCAGAGAAGTGATTATTTTCTTGCCAAAATTTTGATGATGGCTGTAGAATACTATGTTTAGAAAGGGAATACTGAAGTAGCTAGAAAGCAGATAATTTGATACCAAAAAATGACTGGCTTCCATCTTGCCTGCATTTGCAGTTAAAGAATATTACAGCAAGCAAGAGGACACTTTAGTGTGTGAGacataaagaattaaaagagagaaagagactgatCTTACAGTTTTGGAATTGGCCATACGAAGGGTTGCCCTCAAGACACTCCCAACGCAGGTAACAATGAATGCAGCTTTTAACTTTTGATCCTGGACATAGTGCATGAGCGTTGTCTTCAACTCCTGGCCAGGCTTCAGCCTCAGTGGCATGCAGCGCATGGGCACTAGAGAAGACTAATAAACATCGAGTATTAATTTTGGCAAATATCACAAGCATTCTTTACTAATGCTATTACAAGCAGTTAAAAGTGAGGTTCTGTAGACTAATTGTCAATGTGTCCAGCTGCTTAGTAGGTTGCTAGTTTCAGGGCCCATGGCTGACAACTCCCTCACTGCCCATCCAGCAGCTGCTTAGCAGAAATGGGTGCTTGATGCACCAGGGAAGATAAAGGTGGTGAATCAAAAGTTTGTGCCTCCCGTGCTGTGCCCGTGAGATGGTGAATCACTAATATTCCTTGTTTCTCTTACACTCATTAGGACATGGGATGCTACCTCTTTTATCACAAATCATGGGAGGTGTGACCCTTTGCatagttaaaacattttttctagtGCAGGCTTTTGACTGTTGCAGAATAAAAATCAATATTCTAGGTCAATCTAGGATATTGTTTCCACCAAAAGgccatttatttacaaatccTTAGACGCTAGCCCGATTAATATACGCAGAGAATAATCTAGTGGTCAAAGTAAGACATGAAGTTTTCTTCAGTTAAATTACTCTTCTTCCACAGCTTGAATCAATATACTCTTCTaggggagagaaagggagataatttcatTTAGTAAAGCCATGGGAGGCTTGCTATTTAACTTCTTATTTAGATGAAAAGGGTAATAATTTTTGGTAAGTAGTGCATAAATTTAGAGTGTGCCACTAGACGTGTCCATTCTTCACAAGTTTTAGAAATTTAGTgctttaaggtttttttttaaattatgctaAACAGAAGTCATTCCTCTTGTGCCATTTGCTATAACTTCCTGTGGAAATAAGATGGGGGTAAAAAAACACTATCAAAATATCAAGTGTTCATGGAAATCTGCAAGATAGAAAGCTCAGGATTTTCTGAATGCCTCTTGCACTTGCAGTTCACTGCCCATACTGCTGCTAGGTCATGTGACCCTTgacattttattcttctcttgTACTGTTTCCCTGCTaacttccacttttttttttttttttttttgaagagtaGGGGAGGCCAAGTATcgtataataatatttatatgcagTCCGCATGATACTAGTGTTGTCTCCAATAGACAGCCTCAACTCCAATGAACCCCTGACCCATGCGAACAGTTGGTGTTTCAGTCACTGATCCTTTAGAAACTCTTTTAGAAATCCAGTTAAGAGTCATCGTTGGCTCGCATTTCAGCAATGACTCATTATGGCTGAAAAGATAATCTTAACTAAAGAATTAATAGCTCCCTATCTAGTTTCCACTTTTTACAAAAATCGATCATTAGACAAGTTACAACTTTACCATGATTTCCAAAATGGTGCTTTCCTTTGGACCCTGtgagagttctctcccttacctTATACATAGGAGGAATCATTCTTTTTAACTTGACAATA
This window of the Pomacea canaliculata isolate SZHN2017 linkage group LG4, ASM307304v1, whole genome shotgun sequence genome carries:
- the LOC112562051 gene encoding uncharacterized protein LOC112562051, with amino-acid sequence MAPAQNNSFDFYMAENIYSDVPSDTEETNFDSLLDQCKIPPYQDTQQQQCMSDTGGMGDVGEGFDLMCDISSSHLTLEEDVEQSVASSVSARCDVSLGPSSTFVNVSHRSPSPLSAVSQAATAGTHFDSNWPSVSDDDGDSCSMQKEEKEVNSTVGQNKESPVEIPSRRQPLPDYQTMTPWTNDSLRQASSIFYPPSHEIPCFMLNPNVLEGQERTKSPKASPPQHSPSVNRSSTAVTTTVDSPTLRQPSLVSRMYASKASLPSLAAQRLSREKRFRKTAEALHKCGLWDIAMKTGTLVKRNSELQKEIDAFRAEAMAFLKSVIRNPENKDLRLSSASTYSLPTTQNWSVKGTDSGDSDMSTVGGNKISSSCSSTTSGYTTCHTGSSIRQSSPSLK
- the LOC112562052 gene encoding uncharacterized protein LOC112562052; the encoded protein is MSSLVPMRCMPLRLKPGQELKTTLMHYVQDQKLKAAFIVTCVGSVLRATLRMANSKTITTFEGPFEIVSLVGTLSGGEGHLHISLSDKNGKVIGGHVIGDLDIYTTAEIVLGECENTSFLREYDSETGYDELVVYHDEKATA